A genomic window from Actinomycetota bacterium includes:
- a CDS encoding transcriptional regulator — translation MSTQRLVAFLALRLRPLRRNYVAGILWTESQEERATASLRSALWRLRLPDFPLIEASSQELALGSRVRVDYRHALELAHQVMDGHRDASGAGLSRLPLHLLMEDLLPDWYEDWVTAEREYFRQLRLHALEILCERFAEAGLFGRAVEAGVAAVQAEPLRESAHRALMRAFAAEGNSGEVVRQYRWYCRILWEELGGRPSGEMEELVRELHVGR, via the coding sequence GTGAGCACGCAGCGGCTGGTGGCGTTCTTGGCGCTGCGTCTGCGGCCGCTACGGCGCAACTACGTCGCCGGGATCCTGTGGACGGAGTCGCAGGAGGAGCGAGCCACCGCCAGCCTTCGGTCCGCTCTGTGGCGGCTGCGCCTGCCGGACTTTCCGCTGATCGAAGCGTCGAGTCAGGAACTTGCGTTGGGCAGCCGTGTCCGGGTGGACTACCGCCATGCGCTGGAGCTGGCCCACCAGGTGATGGACGGTCACCGCGACGCCAGCGGGGCAGGGCTCAGTCGGCTCCCGCTCCACCTGCTGATGGAGGACCTCCTTCCAGACTGGTACGAGGACTGGGTCACGGCGGAGCGGGAGTACTTCCGGCAGCTGCGGCTGCACGCCCTGGAGATCCTCTGCGAGCGGTTCGCCGAGGCCGGGCTGTTTGGCCGGGCCGTGGAGGCTGGTGTCGCCGCCGTACAGGCCGAACCCCTCCGGGAAAGCGCCCATCGGGCCCTGATGCGGGCGTTCGCCGCGGAAGGGAACTCCGGCGAGGTCGTCCGCCAGTACCGGTGGTACTGCCGGATCCTTTGGGAGGAACTCGGTGGGCGGCCGTCAGGG